DNA sequence from the Streptomyces sp. HUAS 15-9 genome:
GGGTGCACGGACGAAGTCCCCACCGGGGGGCAGGGACGGAGCCCCGCCAGGGGTGCAGGGGACGAAGTCCCCGCCGGGGTCTGGGGCGGAGCCCCAGGGTGAGGGGTGCTTTCCAGCCAACCGAGTCGGGCGGGTGGGCAGGACGGGGTTCGGGGCGGAGCCCCGGGGACGGGCGCTTCTCGGCCCACCGAGTCGGGTGGGCGCGTGGGCAAAGACAGCTCACGACCCGAACAACCGCACAGCCCAAGCGGCATGCGCCTCCGCCCCGATCTCCAACAACGGCGCAGCCCCCGCAGGCAACGCGTCAACCCCGCCCTCGACCACGCCCCACCCAGCCGCAACAGCCATGTCCACCACCCGGTCCACCTCCGGCGCCAGCCGAGCCAACACCCCGGTGGCATCGAACGGATCCAGACTCAGCAACCGCACGGCAGCCGTAGCCGCCCCGCTCACACTCTCGTACCCCGCGCAGTACGCCGCGTCGTCGGCCCCGAGCCCGGCCGCCCGCGCCACGACACCGAGCACCACCGGCTGATGCGCCCCCTTGGGAAACTCCCTCGCGAGGGCGTCGAGCTCCCCGGAGGGCCACGCCGCCCGCCCCGCCCGCATCAACTGCCGCCCGAGCCGCCGCGCAGCGCCCCGCAGCGCGGCCGACGGCGTCCGCGCATCGGCCGCCGCGTCCAACTCCCTGGGATCCACACCGAGCACGGCTGCGGCAGCCAGCGCACCGGCCACCAGCCCCACCGTGTGCAACCGCCCCCGGCAGAACTCCTCCAGGCTCGCGGCCCCGGTGATCCGCCCGGCCTTGACGGCCGCCTCGGCCCCGCCGGAGTGCGCATGCCCTCCGGCGGGAAACCGGCCGTCGGCCAGTACGAGCAGCGCTGCCCTGGACATCAGAACAGGAAGTAGCGCTGGGCCATGGGCAGGTCGGCGGCCGCAGTCGCCTCGACCAGCTCGCCGTCGATGTGCACGGCGAAGCTGTCGGGATCGACCCGCACCCGGGGCCGTGCGTCGTTCTCCCGCATGTCCGCCTTGGTCACCCCACGCGTCGAGTCGATGGCGACGAACCGCTTCCCCAGCTGCAACCGCTCCGGCAGCCCGTCCTCGACGGCGAGCGGCGCCACGAAGTTGACCGAGTTGGTGGCCGGCGCCCGCCCGATCGCCCCGTACATCGGACGCGGAAGGACCGGCTGCGGTGTCGGGATCGAGGCGTTCGCGTCACCCATCTGCGCGTACGCGATCTGCCCGCCCTTGATGACGAGATGCGGCTTCACCCCGAAGAACGCGGGCTCCCACAGCACGAGGTCGGCGAGCTTGCCCGTCTCCACGGAGCCGACCTCCCGGGCGAGACCCTGCGCGAGTGCCGGGTTGATCGTGTACTTGGCGACGTACCGCCGTACCCGCCGGTTGTCCGCCCGCCCGTCACCGGGCAGCACACCCCGCCGCCGCTTCATCACATGGGCCGTCTGCCAGGTCCGGATGATGACCTCGCCGACCCGCCCCATCGCCTGCGAGTCCGACGAAATGATCGAGATGGCGCCGAGGTCGTGGAGTATGTCCTCCGCCCCGATCGTCGACGGCCGGATCCGGGACTCGGCGAACGCCAGGTCCTCCGGCACCGCCGGGTTCAGGTGGTGGCACACCATCAGCATGTCGAGGTGTTCCTCGGCGGTGTTGACGGTGAACGGCCGCGTCGGGTTGGTCGAACTCGGCAGCACGTGCGGCTCGGACACCACGGTCATGATGTCCGGCGCATGCCCGCCGCCCGCGCCCTCGGTGTGGTAGGCGTGGATGCCGCGCCCGCCGATCGCGGCGAGCGTGTCGCCCACGAACCCGGCCTCGTTCAGCGTGTCCGTGTGGATGGCGACCTGGATCCCGGTCCGTTCTGCGACGGTGAGGGACGCGTCGATGACGGCGGGCGTCGACCCCCAGTCCTCGTGCAGCTTGAGTCCGAGCGCTCCCCCACGGATCTGCGACAGCATCGCGTCGTGCGAGACGGTGTTGCCCTTGCCGAGCAGACCGATGTTGAGCGGGTGGGCCTCCATCGACTCCAGCATCCGGGCCAGGTGCCAGGGCCCGGGGGTCACCGTCGTCGCCTTCGAACCCTCGGCCGGACCGGTGCCGCCGCCGACCAGGGTGGTGATTCCCGCGGAGAGCGCCTCGTCGGCGATCTGCGGACAGATGAAGTGGACGTGCGCGTCGATCGCGCCCGCCGTCAGGATCCGGCCGTTGCCCGCGATCACCTCGGTCTCCGGGCCGATGACCAGATCGCGGTGCACCCCGTCCATCGTGTCCGGGTTGCCGGCCTTGCCGATCCCGGTGATCCGGCCGTCGCGGATGCCGATGTCGGCCTTGACGATCCCCCAGTGGTCGACGATGACGGCACCGGTGACGACGGTGTCGGGGGTGCCCTCCGCGCGGGTGGCACGCGACTGGCCCATGGACTCACGGATGACCTTGCCGCCGCCGAAGACCGCCTCGTCACCGGCGAGTCCGGGCCCGCCCGAGCGGTCCTCCTCGATCTCGATCAGCAGGTCGGTGTCGGCGAGCCGGATCCGGTCACCGGTGGTCGGGCCGAACAGGTCCGCATAGGCGGCGCGGGAGATCTCAGGCATCGAGGGCGCCTCCGGTCTCCCCGCGCAGTCCGGGCACGACCCGGGCGCCGGCGAGTGGAACGAGTTCCACCTCCACCGGGATCCCGGGCTCGAAGCGCACGGCGGTGCCGGCGGCGACGTTCAGCCGCTTGCCGCGCGCGGCGGCCCGGTCGAACTCCAGGCCCGGGTTGGCCTCGGCGAAGTGGTAGTGGGAGCCGACCTGGACGGGCCGGTCGGCGGCGTTGAGGACGGTGAGGCGGGTGACCTCGCGGCCTTCGTTGCAGACGATCGGGTCCTCGGCGAAGAGGATCTCTCCGGGAATCGCTCCGGGAATCACGGCGGCCTCCCCCGTCAGACGATCGGGTCGTGGACGGTGACGAGTTTGGTGCCGTCCGGGAAGGTCGCCTCGACCTGGACGTCGTGGATCATCTCGGGCACGCCCTCCATGACGTCGTCCCTGGTGAGCAGCTTGCGTCCGGAGGCCATCAGTTCGGCGACGGTACGGCCGTCACGCGCGCCTTCGAGGATGTGCGACGTGATGAGCGCGACCGTCTCGGGGTGGTTGAGCCTCAGCCCACGGGCGCGGCGCTTCTCGGCGACGTCGGCCGCCACATGGATCAGCAGCCTCTCTTGCTCGTGCGGGGTCAGTTGCACGTCCCACCTCACAGTCCTCGCTCCGGACCGTGCGGGGCCCGGTTGCCGCGGCCACGGGGCAAAGTGCCTGATGGCGTGGAGGGGCAGGCTAGTTGGACCGGATTTCGGGCACGTTAAGCAGACTGTGATCGTCACACGGTCGAGCGTGGGTCCCGCATGCTCATCAACGCCCGCAATCCGTCCGCCAGGGTCCCGGACGGCAGGTCGCCGATGACGGCGAGCTGTGCGGCGTAGCCCTGCGCGAGCGCGATCATCACCCGGGCCATGGCGTCGGCGTCGGCGTCCGCCGAGATCAGGCCGGCGGACTTGTAGCTCTCCACGACCCTCACCCAGGCGGCGCGGACCCGGTCGTAGCCGGCCCGCACGATCCGCGCGAGCTCCGCGTTGCGCAGGATCTCGGTCCACGCCTGGATCATCAGCCGGGGGAAGAGCCACTCCCCGCTCTCCAGCAACCCCGGCCTGACCTCCCGCAGTTGCCGCAGGGCCCGGGGGATCAGCACATCGGGCAGCGGCGGCGGGGTCTCCACGGCCGCCCCCTCGTAGGTCTCGCGCAGCACGTCGAGGACCTCGCCGACGATCGCGCCGATCAGCTCGTCCTTACCGCTGAAATAGCGGTAGACGGCGCCGGCGGAGAGGTCGGTCTCCTTCAGTACGTCCTGCATGGACGTGGCGTGGAAACCGTTGCGGGCGAAGCAGCGGGCGGCGCCGTCGAGGATCTGACGGCGGCGGGCGTCCAGATGCGCCTGGGATACGCGGGCCATGGCCCTCAACTTAAAACGAACGTTCCTTCTTGACAAGGCACACCACCCGGAGGATGGTGAGGGCGCCGTAAAACGAACAGTCATTCTTTTTAGCCCGAGGACGGCAGGTTCCGCCCCGGCAAGCGCCCCGCCCCTTCCCCCGATCCGAGGAGAAGCCATGTCCACCGCCTCCGCGACCCCCACCAGGGCACCCGCCCGACGCCTGCTCGCGGTGATCGTCCTCGTCCCCGTCCTGGCCGCCCTCGCCCTGTGGGCCTTCGCCTGGCCCGCCGCCCGGACCGCACCCCGCGACCTGCCGCTCGGCGTGGCGGGCCCGGCGGTCGCGACGGCCCAGATCGAGCAGCAACTGGTGGCGCACGAGGGCGCGTTCGATATCCACCGCTACGCGAACGAGGCGGCCGCCCGTGGCGCGATCGAGGACCGGACCGTATACGGCGCGGTGGTCGTGACCGACCGGGGCCCCGAACTCCTCACCGCCTCCGCCGCGAGCCCGGTCGTCGCCCAGTTCCTCCAGCAGGCGGTTGCCGGACAGGCCTCGGCCACCGGTGCGCCGATGAAGACCGTCGACGTCGTCGCCGCCTCCCCGAAGGACCCGCGCGGCGCGGCCCTGACCGCGAGCGTGCTGCCGCTCGCACTGGCCGGCATGGCGGCGGGCTCGGTGGTGACCCTGCTCGGGCTGCGCGGCGTCCGCGCGGTGACCGCGCTGGTGGGGGCCGCCGCCCTGGTGGGCGTGGCCGCCGCCGGGATCGCGGACAGCTGGCTCGGGGTGATCACGGGCGACTGGTGGGTGGAGGCGGCGACGTTCGGACTGTCGACGCTGGCCGTGAGCGGTGCCGTCGCCGGACTGGCCGCGCTCGTCGGCACCGCCGGGATCGGGATCGTCGCCGGCGTGGTGATGCTGTTCGGCAACCCGTTCGCCGGCGCTTCCTCGGCGCCGCAGATGCTTCCCGAACCGGTCGGGACGATCGGTCAGTGGCTGCCGCCGGGCGCGGGGACGACCCTGCTGCGCTCGGTGTCGTACTTCGACGGCGCGGCGGCGACCGTCCCCGCCCTCACCCTGGGCTGGTGGGCGGCCCTCGGCCTGGGCGCGGTACTACTCGGCAGTGCGCTCAAGTCACGTGCCCACAGCGGCGAACCGGTGCCCGAGCGGGAACTCGCGCCGATCGGCTGACCGGCGCCCGCACAAGCGACCGTGCCCCCCCGCAGTAGCGGACGGGGGTGCACGGTCCTTTCGGTCTTCTCACTCACCGCACAGCCAAGCCCCGCCCAGCCGTTCCCGGCGAAGGCCGGCCGGAGGTCCTACGCGCCGCCGGCCCCCCGGTGCTCCGCCGCGATGCCGAATCGCCGGCGGTCGTGGGTCGCGGGCGCGGCCGCGGACTCGTGGACGCCGGCGACCGAGGTGATCACCTGGTCCTCCGCGGGCTCCTGGAGCTCCTCCAGCCGTTCGAGGTCGGCGGCGGAGACGAGGGCGACGAGAGGCTTTCCGTGCCGCGTCACGACGACGCGCTCACCGCCGTACACCACCCGGTTGATCAGGTCGGCGAGCTCAGCCCTGGCTTGCGTCACCGGAATCTCGTAGGCCATACCCCCAGCTTACGGGGACCCCTCCGGCGGCCCGCAGGTTCTGCGCCGCGGACGGACCCTTGCATCCACACTCTGTACGTCCTGTACATTTTACACAGAGAGCTCTACCGGAGACGGCTCTGCCGCGAGAAGGGGTACGCCATGTCCCGACCGTCCGCCCGCTATGTCCTGCCCGAGTTCACCGAGCGCACCAGCACGGGTCAGCGCACGCTGGATCCGTACTCGAAGCTGCTGGAGGAGCGGATCGTCTTCCTGGGCACGCCGATCGACGACACGTCGGCCAACGACGTGATGGCGCAGTTCATGCATCTCGAGCACGACAACCCGGACCGGGACATCTCGCTGTACGTGAACTCGCCCGGCGGCTCGTTCACCGCGATGGCGGCGATCTACGACACGATGCGGTACGTCGGCTGCGACGTGGAGACGGTCTGCCTGGGGCAGGCCGGCTCGTCCGCCGCGCTGCTGCTCGCCGCCGGGACACCGGGCAAGCGGTTCGCGCTGCCCGGCGCACGTGTGCTGATCCGACAGCCCTCACTGGCCGAGCCGGTTCAGGGCCAACCGAGTGACCTCGTCATCCAGGCCGAGGAGTTGAGCAGGACCCGGGCCCTGCTCGAAGGAATGCTCGTCCGGCACACGGGACGCAGCCCGGAACAGGTCCACGAGGACCTGGAGCGGGATCTGATCCTGGACGCGCCGGGCGCGCTGGAATACGGGCTGGTGGACGGGATCATCACCAGCCGCAACGCCTCCCGCATCACCCGGGACGCGGGGTGAGCCGGCGGATGATGCCTCCGGAACTGCCGCCGCTGCCCGCCCTGACGCGGGCCGAGGGTGAGTTGATCGACCGTTACCTCGATGTGGTCGACCTGCTCGGTCGGATCAATCCGGCCCGGCACGAGGGCACCTACAGCGGGCTGCGGGCCGCCCAGGCACTGGTCCGTGCGGCGGCCGAGTTGCGCGACGCGCTGACCCTCATGCACCAGCGCGGCGAGACGGAGTTGCACGCGGCCACGTTGGCACGCGCACTGCGGGTGCTGGACGGCGAACGCCGGACCGCGAGGGTCACCGTCCCACCCCACGCCGCCGATTGACGCACTGCCGTCCGGACCGGAGTTGAAACGACCCAAAGGGCGTACCGCTGATTGGAGTAGTCGCAGGTCCGTTTCCGAGGCCGTGGAGGTTGCACAACACGCTTGCCCGAGGGGGACGGTGAGGTGCTTCCGCGCTGGTCCGGGGGTACCTGCCCCCCTCGGCCATGACTCGAACACAGCGATGTCCACCCGAACGGGTGAGTGGTGAGTAACACCACAAATCCCCGATTCCATTGGGATTTTCGGACACCTGTGAGTGAAGATCCCTGTCTGACGACAAGCCCCCGCCACAGCGGCGGGGCGGTCCGGGCGGACGCCGAGTCCTGCCGCCGCCCGGATGACCGGTCGACAGGAGTGGATCGGCAGGAGTGGAGGACCCAAGCAAGACGGGTCGCCGGAACGGATGTTCGTTCGTCTGTTTGTTCGTTCCGAGCAGCCCTTGGGGTGAAGCCGCGGCAACGCGGCCGGGCAACTTCGCCAGCCCGAATCCGACAGGTCATCCTTCACAGGCGGCTGACGAAGGGTTGCGCATGACTGCGCTCAATCGTGTCCCGTCGCTCATGGCCCGGGCCGGTACGGCCTCGGCCCTCACCATCGCCGCCGTGGGCGGCTCGATCGTGGTTCCGGGTGTCGCCGCCGACGCATCGGCCGCGACGATGGCGACGAAGGCACTCCAGGTCGCGGCTTCCAAGAAGGGGTCCCCCTACAAGTGGGGCGCCACCGGGCCGCGGAGGTTCGACTGCTCCGGGCTCACGCTGTACTCGTACAAGAAGGCGGGCAAGAGCCTGCCCCGTACGGCCGCCCAGCAGTACAACAAGACCCACCACATCTCGGCCAAGAACCGCAAGGCCGGTGACCTGGTCTTCTTCCACTCGGGCTCCAGCGTGTACCACGTGGGGATCTACGCCGGGAAGGGGAAGATCTGGCACGCCCCGAAGACCGGGGACGTGGTGAAGCTGCAGAAGATCTGGACGAGGAGCGTCTGGTACGGCCGGGTCAGCTGACCCGCCCGAGGGGGTGACGGGCGATGTCGCGCCGTCACCCCCTCGGGTCCGCTCCGGCCTGACCCGGTGTCACGCCAGGAGCGGTTCGATGAGCAGGGCGGCGCCCAGAACCGTCAGCGCCACACCGGTCGCCGACTGCAGGGCCATGGCGGCCCGCGGCCGGCGCAGCCACCGGCCGAGCCGGTCCACCAGCAGCGCCACCGTCGGGAACCACACCAGGGTCAGCCCGATCACGATCAGCGCGAGCAGCAGGGTCCTCGGCAGCGCGGCACTGCCCGCGGGTACGAACTGGGGCAGCAGGCTGAGGAAGGTCAGCGAGACCTTGGGGTTGAGGGCGTTGGTCGTGAACCCCTGACGCAGCGGGTGTGCGGCAGAGGCCGTGCCGCCGTCCGTGTCGCCGCCCTGCGGCTGCCGCAGCGACCACAGCGTCCGTCCGCCCAGATACAGCACATACGCGCCGCCGAGCAGCTGCAGAGTGCGGAACAGCGGGGGCACGGCGACCAGGACCGCGGCGACCCCCGCAGCCACCAGTGCCGTGTGGACGAGCAGCCCGCACGCGATGCCGAGCGCACAGGCGATGCCCGCCCGGCGGGAGACCAGTGCGTTGCGTACGACGACGGTGAAGTCGGCGCCGGGCATGGCGACCATGCCGGCGGCGATCCCGGTGAAGGCGAGGAGCTGTCCGTCCATGGCGCCCAGCCTGCCGCGGACGGACCTTCAGCAGGTATTTAGGATCTCCTGGGTTATCCTTAAGCATTCCTTTGGGCTCGCACCCATTGGGCATTCCTTTGGGCACTCCTTCGGGCAGGCAACCGGTATGTACGACCCCACCCGACTCGCCGCCCTCGTCGCGGTGGCGGAGGCGGGGTCCATCACGCGTGCCGCCGAGCGGCTCGGCTACACACCTCCCGCGCTCTCCCAGCAGCTGGCCAAGCTGGAGCGGGAGGCGGGGACGGCGCTGCTGGTCCGGCACCACCGCGGGGCGCGGCTGACGGACGCGGGCGAGCTGCTGGTGGCCCGGGCCCGCCGGGTGCTGGACGAGTTGGAGCGGGCCCGGCACGAACTGGCCCGGCTGGCCGGTCTGTCGGGCGGCACACTCCGGCTCGGTACGTTTCCGACGGCCGGGATCCATCTGCTGCCGCCGGTGCTGAGCGCGTTCCGCCGGGCGCATCCGGATGTGGAGCTGTCGGTGGCGGACTACGATCCCCCGGCCGGCGTGGCGGCGGTGGCGGCCGGAGAGGTGGACCTGGCGCTGACGCACGCGTATCACCCGGCGGAGCCGGTTCCGGTGCCGTCCTCGGTGGGTCTGGAGCCGGTGCTGGTCGACGAGCTGGTCCTGGTGACAGCCCCGGGGCATGCCCTGAGCAGTGGCTCCTCCCGGCTGCCGCTGTCGGAGCTTGCGGGTCAGCCGCTGGTCAGCATGGCGCCGCAACTGCCCGCCCGGCAGGGAGTGGAGGCGCTGTTGGCGCAGGCGGGGGCCACGCCGTCCGTACTGGTGCCGACCCCGGGCTACGCCGTGGTGTGCGCGCTGGTGAGTGCCGGGCTCGGCGTGGCCGTCGTACCGGAGATGGTGGCGCGGACGGCGGTCACTCCGGTCGGGGTGCGCCCGCTGGGGGCAGGAGAGCTGCGACGTACGATCTCGGTCGCGTACCGGGCCGACGAGGTGGCTCCGGCCGCCGACGCCTTCCGGGCCCTGCTGCGCGGGGCGTTCGGACGTGCGCAGCAGACGGCGGGGGGCTGAGTATCACGGCTCCTGCTGTCCAGCGGCCGTGACCGGCTGGGCGGGTACCGTCCAGGGGAGTTCGATGGAGACGGTCTTGCCGCCCTCGCGGGTGGGCCGGACCCGTAGTTTGCCGCCGGATTCGGCGGTGAGCCAGCGGATGATCACCATGCCGCGGCCGTTGTCCTGCTGGACGGCGGCGGGCAGTCTCTTCGGGAAGCGTGGATGGCTGTCGGTGACGCCGATGCGCAGGTGTTCGTCACGATCGAGCACGAGGTCCACCGTGAAGGTGGGTGACTGACCGAACGTGTGCTGCACGGCGTTGGTGGCGAGTTCGGAGACGATGAGCCGGACCGTGTCGGCCACTTCCGTGTCCGGTGGCAGACCCCATTCCGCGAGGGTGGCCAGCACATAGGAACGGGCCGCGGCAACCGAGGCGGGATCGCTCGGCAGAGTGACGGATGCTTCCAGATGGTCTGCCATGACGACGTCGTCCCTTTCCCACGGGACCGCAGTCCGGCACGGAGCCGGATGGTTCGAGTACGGTCCCGGACTGGTGCTTCGTCGTCAGACTGCCATTGCGGCACGTGTCACGGGGGCGATCCACCAAGATATGCATATATCTGTCGCTCGAAGCGGTGAACTCTGCGACGGCAGACCGTATTTGGGCGGCTCGAAGGGAGTAGGGAGTAGCCCATGCAGAACGGTCCCGCGGTGCGCCGCCGGAAACTGGGAGCAGAACTGCGCGCACTGCGCACCGGGGCGAGCCTCACGAGCGGTGAGGCGGCCCGGCTGGTGGGCTGGCACCAGTCGAAGGTGAGCCGCATCGAGACGGGCGCCAGTGGGGTGAAACCGGCCGATGTACGGTTACTCCTGGACGCGTACGGCGTGGTGGACGGTCAACTGCGCGAGCTGCTGATGGTGTTGGCCGGCTCGGACGACGTCGGCGGCCGCCACCACTGGTGGCACGCGTACCGCGGGGTGCTGCCGCCCGCCTACCGGGACTTCATCAGCCTGGAGTCGCAGGCGTGCGCGATGCGCACCCTGGAGACGTCGGTTGTCCCGGGGCTGCTGCAGACGCCGGAGTACGCCCGTGCGGTGACCCGGGCGGCCGTGAGCGGCTTCGACGACGCCGAGGAGCGGCTGGACGCACTGGTCAGGGTACGGCTGGTCCGGCAGGACGTGCTGCGGTCGCAGCCGCCGCTGAAGCTGAGCGCCGTCCTGGACGAGGCGGTGCTGCGGCGGGAGGTGGGCGGGCCCGACGTCATGGCGCGGCAGCTGGAACGGCTGGTGGAGGCGGCGCGCCTGCCCCAGGTGAGGCTCCAGGTCCTGCCGTTCGCCGCCGGTGCTCACATCGGCATCACGGGACCTTTCGTTATCTTCTCATTTCCGAGCACATCTGATCTGGATGTGGTTGTTCTCGACCACTTGACGAGTAGCCTCTATCTCGAACGGAAAGAAGACCTCCAGGCCTACTCCGAGGCCTTCAACACCCTTCGGATCCACGCCCTTTCGACCGAGGAATCGTTGGATTACATCGCCGGGATAGCTGACGGCGCGTAAGGAGG
Encoded proteins:
- a CDS encoding urease accessory protein UreF → MSRAALLVLADGRFPAGGHAHSGGAEAAVKAGRITGAASLEEFCRGRLHTVGLVAGALAAAAVLGVDPRELDAAADARTPSAALRGAARRLGRQLMRAGRAAWPSGELDALAREFPKGAHQPVVLGVVARAAGLGADDAAYCAGYESVSGAATAAVRLLSLDPFDATGVLARLAPEVDRVVDMAVAAGWGVVEGGVDALPAGAAPLLEIGAEAHAAWAVRLFGS
- a CDS encoding urease subunit alpha, with product MPEISRAAYADLFGPTTGDRIRLADTDLLIEIEEDRSGGPGLAGDEAVFGGGKVIRESMGQSRATRAEGTPDTVVTGAVIVDHWGIVKADIGIRDGRITGIGKAGNPDTMDGVHRDLVIGPETEVIAGNGRILTAGAIDAHVHFICPQIADEALSAGITTLVGGGTGPAEGSKATTVTPGPWHLARMLESMEAHPLNIGLLGKGNTVSHDAMLSQIRGGALGLKLHEDWGSTPAVIDASLTVAERTGIQVAIHTDTLNEAGFVGDTLAAIGGRGIHAYHTEGAGGGHAPDIMTVVSEPHVLPSSTNPTRPFTVNTAEEHLDMLMVCHHLNPAVPEDLAFAESRIRPSTIGAEDILHDLGAISIISSDSQAMGRVGEVIIRTWQTAHVMKRRRGVLPGDGRADNRRVRRYVAKYTINPALAQGLAREVGSVETGKLADLVLWEPAFFGVKPHLVIKGGQIAYAQMGDANASIPTPQPVLPRPMYGAIGRAPATNSVNFVAPLAVEDGLPERLQLGKRFVAIDSTRGVTKADMRENDARPRVRVDPDSFAVHIDGELVEATAAADLPMAQRYFLF
- a CDS encoding urease subunit beta, with amino-acid sequence MPGAIPGEILFAEDPIVCNEGREVTRLTVLNAADRPVQVGSHYHFAEANPGLEFDRAAARGKRLNVAAGTAVRFEPGIPVEVELVPLAGARVVPGLRGETGGALDA
- a CDS encoding urease subunit gamma — encoded protein: MQLTPHEQERLLIHVAADVAEKRRARGLRLNHPETVALITSHILEGARDGRTVAELMASGRKLLTRDDVMEGVPEMIHDVQVEATFPDGTKLVTVHDPIV
- a CDS encoding TetR/AcrR family transcriptional regulator, with protein sequence MARVSQAHLDARRRQILDGAARCFARNGFHATSMQDVLKETDLSAGAVYRYFSGKDELIGAIVGEVLDVLRETYEGAAVETPPPLPDVLIPRALRQLREVRPGLLESGEWLFPRLMIQAWTEILRNAELARIVRAGYDRVRAAWVRVVESYKSAGLISADADADAMARVMIALAQGYAAQLAVIGDLPSGTLADGLRALMSMRDPRSTV
- a CDS encoding ABC transporter permease, which translates into the protein MSTASATPTRAPARRLLAVIVLVPVLAALALWAFAWPAARTAPRDLPLGVAGPAVATAQIEQQLVAHEGAFDIHRYANEAAARGAIEDRTVYGAVVVTDRGPELLTASAASPVVAQFLQQAVAGQASATGAPMKTVDVVAASPKDPRGAALTASVLPLALAGMAAGSVVTLLGLRGVRAVTALVGAAALVGVAAAGIADSWLGVITGDWWVEAATFGLSTLAVSGAVAGLAALVGTAGIGIVAGVVMLFGNPFAGASSAPQMLPEPVGTIGQWLPPGAGTTLLRSVSYFDGAAATVPALTLGWWAALGLGAVLLGSALKSRAHSGEPVPERELAPIG
- a CDS encoding type II toxin-antitoxin system Phd/YefM family antitoxin encodes the protein MAYEIPVTQARAELADLINRVVYGGERVVVTRHGKPLVALVSAADLERLEELQEPAEDQVITSVAGVHESAAAPATHDRRRFGIAAEHRGAGGA
- a CDS encoding ATP-dependent Clp protease proteolytic subunit; the protein is MSRPSARYVLPEFTERTSTGQRTLDPYSKLLEERIVFLGTPIDDTSANDVMAQFMHLEHDNPDRDISLYVNSPGGSFTAMAAIYDTMRYVGCDVETVCLGQAGSSAALLLAAGTPGKRFALPGARVLIRQPSLAEPVQGQPSDLVIQAEELSRTRALLEGMLVRHTGRSPEQVHEDLERDLILDAPGALEYGLVDGIITSRNASRITRDAG
- a CDS encoding C40 family peptidase is translated as MTALNRVPSLMARAGTASALTIAAVGGSIVVPGVAADASAATMATKALQVAASKKGSPYKWGATGPRRFDCSGLTLYSYKKAGKSLPRTAAQQYNKTHHISAKNRKAGDLVFFHSGSSVYHVGIYAGKGKIWHAPKTGDVVKLQKIWTRSVWYGRVS
- a CDS encoding LysE family translocator, which encodes MDGQLLAFTGIAAGMVAMPGADFTVVVRNALVSRRAGIACALGIACGLLVHTALVAAGVAAVLVAVPPLFRTLQLLGGAYVLYLGGRTLWSLRQPQGGDTDGGTASAAHPLRQGFTTNALNPKVSLTFLSLLPQFVPAGSAALPRTLLLALIVIGLTLVWFPTVALLVDRLGRWLRRPRAAMALQSATGVALTVLGAALLIEPLLA
- a CDS encoding LysR family transcriptional regulator produces the protein MYDPTRLAALVAVAEAGSITRAAERLGYTPPALSQQLAKLEREAGTALLVRHHRGARLTDAGELLVARARRVLDELERARHELARLAGLSGGTLRLGTFPTAGIHLLPPVLSAFRRAHPDVELSVADYDPPAGVAAVAAGEVDLALTHAYHPAEPVPVPSSVGLEPVLVDELVLVTAPGHALSSGSSRLPLSELAGQPLVSMAPQLPARQGVEALLAQAGATPSVLVPTPGYAVVCALVSAGLGVAVVPEMVARTAVTPVGVRPLGAGELRRTISVAYRADEVAPAADAFRALLRGAFGRAQQTAGG
- a CDS encoding ATP-binding protein, with translation MADHLEASVTLPSDPASVAAARSYVLATLAEWGLPPDTEVADTVRLIVSELATNAVQHTFGQSPTFTVDLVLDRDEHLRIGVTDSHPRFPKRLPAAVQQDNGRGMVIIRWLTAESGGKLRVRPTREGGKTVSIELPWTVPAQPVTAAGQQEP
- a CDS encoding helix-turn-helix domain-containing protein; amino-acid sequence: MQNGPAVRRRKLGAELRALRTGASLTSGEAARLVGWHQSKVSRIETGASGVKPADVRLLLDAYGVVDGQLRELLMVLAGSDDVGGRHHWWHAYRGVLPPAYRDFISLESQACAMRTLETSVVPGLLQTPEYARAVTRAAVSGFDDAEERLDALVRVRLVRQDVLRSQPPLKLSAVLDEAVLRREVGGPDVMARQLERLVEAARLPQVRLQVLPFAAGAHIGITGPFVIFSFPSTSDLDVVVLDHLTSSLYLERKEDLQAYSEAFNTLRIHALSTEESLDYIAGIADGA